The Hyphococcus flavus genome contains a region encoding:
- the polA gene encoding DNA polymerase I yields the protein MAAKTKDAKRLYLVDGSAYIFRAYHALPPLTRKSDGAPVGAVSGFCNMLYKLLTDMADEHDPTHFAVIFDYSAKTFRNEIYSAYKANRPEPPEDLRPQFSMVRDATRAFNVPCIELEGYEADDLIATYARQVEAEGGEAVIISSDKDLMQLITDKVTMFDTMKNKKVGREEVIEKFGLGPEHVIDIQALAGDSTDNVPGVPGIGIKTAAQLIEEYGDLDTLLERAEEIKQKKRRENLIEFADQARISRDLVTLKTDTPVEDKIDDFVTRPIDKDMLVAFLKEMEFSTLTRRVEADLGGGESGLAAATSTSKEAVYETIFDEKTLQGWVDEARERGIVAFDTETDSLNAMRANLVGVSMATRAGRACYIPLGHGGDGLALDDEDAGKQIKIDKALKILKPLLEDASVLKIGQNLKYDALVLSRYDIRIAPFDDTMLMSYALDCGKGNHNMDELAERHLGHTTIKFSDIAGTGKKAKTFDQIAIKDASKYAAEDADITLRLYEVLKPRLAAEGKATVYETLERALAPIIVSMEREGVKVDKQVLSRLSSDFAQRMAAAEAEAHKIADEEFNLGSPKQISELLFGKLGLPGGKKTAKGAWSTKADVLEQLAADGHDLPQVILEWRGLSKLKSTYTDALPEEINPETGRVHTSYHMAATTTGRLSSNDPNLQNIPIRSEDGRKIRTAFIHEKGNTLVSADYSQIELRLVAHIADLKSMKQAFADGLDIHAMTASEMFDTPIKDMDPMVRRRAKAINFGIIYGISAFGLANQLGISRTEAKEYIDAYFKKFPGIRQYMDDTIASAKAQGFVETIFGRRTYVGGINDKNPAMRGYSERQAINAPIQGAAADVIRRAMIRMPSALKKAKLSAKMLMQVHDELIFECPEAEAEKTCDVIADVMIGAPAPVVNLSVPLVVDARAGANWEEAH from the coding sequence ATGGCTGCAAAAACCAAAGATGCAAAACGCCTCTATCTCGTTGACGGCTCGGCCTATATTTTCCGCGCCTATCATGCGCTTCCGCCATTGACGCGAAAGTCCGACGGCGCGCCGGTTGGCGCCGTCTCCGGTTTTTGCAACATGCTTTACAAGCTGCTCACGGACATGGCTGATGAGCATGACCCGACGCATTTCGCGGTTATCTTCGATTATTCGGCGAAGACGTTTCGCAATGAAATTTATTCAGCGTACAAAGCGAACCGTCCGGAACCGCCGGAAGACTTGCGCCCGCAATTTTCCATGGTCCGCGATGCGACCCGCGCCTTTAACGTGCCGTGCATAGAGCTTGAAGGTTATGAGGCCGACGATCTGATCGCAACTTACGCGCGACAGGTCGAGGCTGAAGGCGGCGAGGCGGTGATCATTTCTTCTGACAAGGACCTGATGCAGCTTATCACCGACAAAGTGACCATGTTCGACACCATGAAAAACAAAAAAGTCGGGCGTGAGGAAGTTATCGAAAAATTTGGTCTCGGCCCCGAGCACGTCATTGATATTCAGGCGCTGGCCGGGGATTCCACAGACAACGTCCCGGGGGTGCCGGGGATCGGGATTAAAACCGCGGCGCAGCTTATCGAAGAGTATGGCGACCTCGATACGCTTCTGGAACGTGCTGAAGAAATAAAACAGAAAAAGCGCCGGGAAAATCTGATCGAGTTCGCCGATCAGGCGCGCATTTCGCGCGATCTCGTAACGCTGAAAACCGATACGCCCGTTGAAGACAAGATCGATGATTTTGTCACGCGGCCGATCGACAAGGACATGCTGGTTGCGTTCCTGAAAGAGATGGAATTTTCGACTCTGACGCGCCGGGTCGAGGCTGATCTCGGCGGCGGCGAGTCTGGTCTCGCAGCGGCGACATCGACGTCGAAGGAAGCGGTTTATGAAACCATTTTCGACGAAAAGACATTACAAGGATGGGTCGATGAGGCGCGTGAGCGCGGAATTGTTGCTTTCGATACGGAAACTGACAGCCTCAACGCCATGCGCGCCAATCTTGTCGGCGTTTCCATGGCGACGCGCGCGGGCCGCGCCTGTTATATCCCCTTAGGCCATGGCGGCGACGGGCTTGCTCTCGATGACGAAGACGCCGGAAAACAAATCAAGATCGATAAAGCGCTGAAGATACTAAAACCGCTTCTTGAAGATGCAAGCGTTCTCAAGATCGGCCAGAATTTAAAATATGATGCGCTTGTCCTATCGCGTTACGATATCAGGATTGCGCCGTTCGACGATACCATGCTGATGTCCTACGCCCTCGACTGCGGCAAGGGCAATCACAATATGGACGAGCTTGCCGAGCGCCATCTCGGGCATACGACGATCAAGTTTTCTGACATCGCGGGTACAGGTAAGAAAGCAAAAACCTTTGACCAGATCGCTATCAAGGACGCGTCAAAATACGCTGCTGAAGACGCTGACATTACCTTGCGCCTTTATGAGGTTTTAAAACCGCGTCTCGCGGCGGAAGGAAAAGCAACCGTTTATGAAACGTTGGAGCGCGCTCTTGCTCCCATCATCGTTTCGATGGAGCGAGAGGGCGTTAAAGTGGATAAACAGGTGTTATCCCGCCTTTCTTCTGATTTCGCGCAGCGCATGGCGGCGGCGGAGGCAGAGGCCCACAAGATCGCGGACGAGGAGTTTAACCTCGGCTCGCCGAAGCAGATTTCGGAACTTTTGTTCGGCAAGCTTGGCCTGCCGGGCGGGAAAAAAACCGCAAAAGGCGCATGGTCAACGAAAGCCGATGTTCTGGAACAGCTTGCCGCTGACGGTCACGATCTGCCGCAGGTGATCCTTGAATGGCGCGGATTGTCGAAGCTTAAAAGCACCTACACCGATGCGCTGCCCGAAGAGATCAACCCGGAAACGGGGCGCGTGCACACGTCCTATCATATGGCGGCGACAACCACGGGCCGTTTGTCGTCGAACGATCCGAATTTGCAGAACATTCCGATCCGCAGCGAAGACGGCCGCAAGATCAGAACGGCGTTCATTCATGAAAAGGGCAACACGCTCGTTTCCGCTGACTACAGCCAGATCGAGTTGCGACTCGTTGCCCATATCGCCGACCTCAAATCCATGAAACAGGCGTTCGCCGACGGGCTCGACATTCACGCCATGACGGCTTCGGAAATGTTCGATACGCCCATAAAGGACATGGATCCGATGGTGCGCCGTCGCGCCAAGGCGATCAACTTCGGCATTATCTACGGCATTTCGGCATTTGGTCTTGCGAACCAGCTCGGCATTTCACGAACCGAGGCCAAGGAATATATCGACGCCTATTTCAAAAAATTTCCCGGCATACGCCAGTACATGGATGACACGATCGCCTCGGCGAAGGCGCAAGGGTTCGTGGAAACCATTTTCGGCCGGCGCACCTATGTGGGCGGGATCAACGACAAGAATCCAGCCATGCGCGGTTATTCTGAACGCCAGGCGATCAATGCGCCGATCCAGGGCGCGGCCGCTGACGTGATCCGGCGCGCCATGATCCGCATGCCCTCAGCGCTCAAAAAAGCAAAGCTATCGGCAAAGATGCTGATGCAGGTTCATGACGAGCTGATTTTTGAGTGCCCGGAAGCGGAAGCGGAAAAAACCTGTGACGTGATTGCTGACGTGATGATTGGCGCACCGGCGCCCGTGGTCAATTTGTCAGTGCCGCTGGTTGTTGATGCGCGGGCCGGCGCCAACTGGGAAGAGGCGCATTAA
- a CDS encoding helix-turn-helix transcriptional regulator encodes MTEKTFSVDSFIQRSAEIVDFKTLVKLFRELLSALGFESISYYVVRQSYRSVSAKEGARVEEDVEIADALFGAGRSVDFDPVISAMLEKLEPFHWFIAEENRHLSDEQRRVFKRLRAEGFVDGIAVPVMRRPGELAVFTLSKRGKTFSFTKTELRKLQIACHAMHLRSEELIDGKGEAPLSKRETEVMRLVARGMTNREIAEALKLSSHTVDTLIRRCFSKLGVTNRIEASIMFTFRDKLSA; translated from the coding sequence GTGACCGAAAAAACGTTTTCGGTCGATTCATTTATCCAGCGCTCCGCCGAAATTGTAGATTTCAAGACCCTTGTAAAATTGTTCCGGGAATTACTGTCCGCGCTGGGATTTGAATCGATTTCATATTACGTCGTACGCCAGTCCTATCGATCGGTGTCGGCCAAGGAAGGCGCTCGCGTCGAGGAAGATGTAGAGATTGCCGACGCGCTGTTTGGCGCAGGGCGGTCCGTTGATTTCGACCCGGTCATCTCAGCAATGCTGGAAAAGCTCGAGCCCTTTCACTGGTTCATCGCGGAAGAGAACAGGCATCTAAGCGACGAGCAAAGGCGTGTTTTCAAAAGACTGCGCGCTGAAGGGTTTGTAGACGGCATTGCGGTGCCGGTCATGCGGCGGCCTGGCGAGCTAGCGGTGTTTACCCTGTCAAAACGGGGCAAGACTTTCTCGTTCACGAAAACGGAACTTAGAAAATTGCAGATCGCCTGTCACGCAATGCATCTGCGCAGTGAAGAACTGATTGATGGAAAAGGTGAAGCGCCACTGTCAAAACGGGAGACTGAAGTGATGCGACTCGTCGCCCGAGGCATGACAAACAGAGAAATCGCAGAAGCTTTGAAGCTGTCGTCTCACACTGTCGATACGTTAATCCGACGGTGTTTTTCTAAACTCGGTGTAACAAACAGGATCGAGGCATCGATAATGTTTACGTTCCGCGACAAACTGTCGGCGTGA